In Palaemon carinicauda isolate YSFRI2023 chromosome 28, ASM3689809v2, whole genome shotgun sequence, the sequence actaattaacggcgCTCAACCTTgaccaaggaactgtcccccctttttttctagcctttatttaacgatgtgcacatttagctaggatgccatgttcaaactgtctggtttaatcatttgtGGCGTGTCcgttactataagttgtgttccgttccactctatcaagtttgaaattttttgcccgagaggaaagtgttcaaagtagtgagtagaacttttggtattatttcattcaccatttttactttcattggttgattggtcatttgattattgatttacgatttaattgatttgaccattttcttggaatttttcatttttcatatgccatgcggtctttatccaaatttcaattaggtagttttgctggtttttcctgtgtcagttaggtgaaaattcctgtggtactttatggaaataaacgccatttttaggttaaaattattaactgattTTAACTTAacctttatattttgaaatgactaaatgagttatctcatgaggtgagatatgacttaaggggaagtttatatttatatcaatgtaaagctatcggtgtcaatcctttattgtaatgttctacggtattacctcccggtggtccttaggacgttttgacttttacagtaacTGCTCCCCCTAACCCTAACGCTTTGTGAagctgtcgttaacgtaactgattcagtccaaccacacttgattgggatttactattctgcgccctggagtagagtctgaacatcaaggtgatatcggtgccgacagtcccggtatagagtaatctttggacttaaacgtgtgcagGGAGAGCAAACCGTCTtcattgcggttctctagtttgtcaagtgtgagagtgttggcgctctatcatTCAGGCTCGCGTCCGGATATCAGAAACGGGGAGGAActatttcccacacttaaataaataacattGGTCCTTCGAACcagatctgacaccattgatttgtggaataacgaaattttaaacattataaattcatttctAGCGTTTTCGCTACATAAACATCACCCGCTTAAGTCATACCTCAATACCTCACACACTAGCCAActtgtagaatgattaagcccagactCTGATAGGTAAtgagatgtacagtgttttaggacgtaatttatggtaacctttgatgaataaaggcacctgtgtaaccaagcgttttagccagaaagttctaccctgaaggagaactcaggttttattttatttgtttggatcatcggtatatgttgcacgtctttcgtatgtactgtgaggcttggagctgctattttgatctgttaaTTTTTCCCCTTAACCATTATTTTGTTTTCccgctttggtttactgttccccgttatagctaggctacctttatccttgtcctttgtacccctctcggtgaccgtttgtctgtaacattcGCTGTGCTgtgtgttatttaagtttgactttgtctgtataatttgtttttttttttgtggaccttCTGTACCATCGTACACGTGGTCTTCCCAAAATGGTGgccaaagacagtcacattaaactcccacagcaggctgtggagatgccggctactttagaccttaatgctcgtcttgaagaacaaacgcaggagttcagattcatttacgaagaggcaaacataactctgaaagctgtttcctcaatagattttgcctgtgcaacccctgagggtttagagcactgtaaaaacaaagtaggtagagttcttgcggaacttagggactttaaaactttgtggaaacctcattggaacaaccccactgtcctgtctagttataccgatcttgtcagtttgttaactgacgcagaaacgatgtaccttcaacttgtaacacagggaaaaatcaacccttcaaatccccctcaagcgcctaacgctaaccctcagtttgtatgcgtctcagtcgGTGCAGATCCTGATCCAACTCCCTTCGATGGTCGTAGATTGTTGGGCCGGCTGAtggagtttgtttcgccagacggtacatgaaaactccaagtactctcccacagaaaaatacaagattttgttgcgtaccctcgagggaccggcgcgtaaacttctcggtaaccaagtgtgTACAGCgggtctgtatgaaagatcgatagacagtcttaagcgagattgagtcccccgttctgactaaacacctcgtgataaataagttttataaagcatcctcccctaatgatgatagcactgatctccgttgtttcctcatggaatgggagAACACGGAAACTGATTATGTACAACTAAGTGGGTCGTgtttaccagaggtaatgttagaacatgttttcactagtaagttcagacccttccacctaggtatagtttaccgatattacaatcGCGAGGAAGTAACCTTTGCCAAAATGAAAAGGGCCTTGTATGCTCATACTCGaacgaaggaaatgatgaagctcatgaccagccctgacgaCGGCTCCAAACCTAATACCTATGATGAACCCGCGCGAGCCAACCGTTACAGAAACTCACTCTCTTacggtaaatcacttaaccagcctagacctccttcctccaacgtgaacaatcataTACCTAAAATTAAAGTTAATAACAGGCCTGTCCGGTCCGTGGaacgactcctagtcgatcaaatggatggcctatcgctggccccagtaacgggactgctagaggaaaatgtattttttgtggcaatagtgaccactTGCAATCCATATGTCCCTatttccccgattcaagaagtaggatatcaaagttgtgagaaatgaatcgttgcacaaaatgtttttccactcaacactttgccagcaatTGCAATGAAACCATTGCTTacctgaactgtcagcaggcttataaattgcctgtatgcccaaatatccttgcagtatccaaccacttcatccaacccattagtgggtttgctaaTAACACCCCTAACGcccaaccccttagacctcccattaataaccctccccaaacatgcaacccattagacctccctTTAATACCACCTCTgacatgcaaccccttatccctcccagtatcaatacccctgcggtaaacctcaatcacattgctAGTATCCGCAACAACACCGCGAGTGTTAAGCCTAATGACCTCGCCCCAGTtgcattaccgactttcactgccgAAATAGTCTCtggtaaatttaaacactccacaagagtttttctagattgtggtgcacaacgtacttttgtgcacccaaatattgttaaatcattaaatcttaaacctgttggacagatggtgttccagcttaactcatttaattgtacccctaagagttctgatctagtacaatttgatatgaaaatcggcagacggagacataagattgtggctattattagtgccaatgtaggtaaaggcatcaatacgccaggttacacccGCACTGTCAgtacgctagaagctaatggaattcgtctcgcggatcaacgtcccgatgataatgctgccggtattgagatcattctcggtGATGATTATTTTCCCAGGCTTCTCAAGCTTACCCATAATATCaaaggtgtaaacctgtttagcactcccgccggctacatggtatggggagagttgcctgattggtcacgtcctggcgtggacccaagagatgtcagcgcagtcacaattaccattaaccgaattgatgttgactcgcctatgactatatacccgcctcttgaaaacctttggaaacttgacaccattggtatcactaaagaacccttcagccatcttgaagagaaagcagttgatctcttcaagagaactactcaatacaaaactgaaaagtatgttgttcagctacctttcaagagtgataagcgtctcgcttcaaattatgctagagcctttgcccaactcatgtcagtcaaaaaatcaaagaacctCCAATTGGTTACTGATTACCataagattctggatgagtatcttgaagaaaattttattgagcctgtccccttaggcacccctgttgatggaaaagtacattatttaccgcatcatcccgtatttaagaattcagccaccacccctatatgtattgtcttcaacgcttcatccaggtcgaacccaaattcactttctctgaacgattctctgtacacaggacccaatcttgcatcgaagattcaatcgatgattttaatgttccgcgagaagccctttggtttaactgcagatatttccaaggcattccttcgcaTAGAGATTGTCACAGAACAGAGAGATTTCTGTCGCTTTCTTTTCTctgaagatccagaaatgacaaggatcgtcgcatatcgatttaaagtTATTCTGTTTGGTGCCACCTCGAGCCCCTACctgcttaaccaaactatccaacatcatttggacagtcagtccagtagatttGTGTCGACACCCAAAACCAGCTTCTATATTGATGactttcaacgctgttatgtcAACCTCAAAGACcttctgagtgagaggcccctcattgaggcacttatgttaaaggctaacatgccgttagccaaatggacgactaatgcccctcttaacGGCGATTTCACTAAAAGAGGCATTCAGGATTACCTCAGTTTTGAATGGaatactgttaatgataccttgaatgttatattaccccctgaattagagataagtcattcccacatcaacactaaaagaaaggtcgtgtccttgttctcttacatttatgaccctattgctcttatttctcctgttacaattctaggcaaactcttcattcaaaaactgtggatgactgataagggctgggacacccctattgacCCTGAGCCAGTTCAAGAActaagtgatatcatcaaaaggtacaaaggtcttgaacaaattaaagtccctcgtaatgcgcatgatggcagtcaaccagcattgcacaaTTTTGAcgatgcttccaagctcgctttcggagtagcCGCTTACAcagtcacccaggaaggtaattctcgcctccttacggctaaagcccgagtcacccctaagcgtatgttggaaatggatgaaagtttaaccattcccaaacttgagttaactgcgctcttactgggctgtcgtttagccaaacacttgtcagaactgcgccctggcatatacgcttcggtcactgtttggtccgacgcttcaactgccctccagtgggtccataattctaaaagtaactccccttacgtccttaaccgtgtggaggagataatcaacattaaattaacttgtaacCTTAACCTGAAtcatgtccccactaatagcaatcctgcggacctggcatcgcgtggtgtcgctgtcaggcatattcttaagaataaattttgtctacaaggccctccttggctcagtaacccttcagagtaccccgatcaaagcaggttctctattaacctGGAGATATGTGTatgccctattcggctcgatccACCTGAAGGACGACTAtttgatcattacagctcccttgacgacacgatcaagtgctacactgcactccttcgtttaattccccaatggatacaaccctAGTCACAACGTTGCcttaatctaaccaataaattcaaccttccacccttaacagtcatgttgaaatgttcccaggcccaaagttatcctaacattctgaagcaagtgcaaggtgaagacgttcgtctcaattcggacgaacgagctttcatcggccaacgtaaaccttacctggataaccaaggtcttctcaaagctagttcccgtctcagcAATAcccccgtggaattagattatgtagatcccattttgctggaacatcattgtgccctttggacacttattgtcagacattggcatgaacatttgctgcactgtaatacttcaacgctccttgttgaattacgtaaaaaattttgggttccccaaatgcggcagcaaatcaagaaaattttgcgccgttgcatccattgccggaaggtgcaagcggccccgtacccaatgcctccattagcctcatttcaagagtgcccttccgagtaactggcttagatttcactggagcttttaaggtatacaattcacatgtagattttgtttacatcttgcttttcacttgtgcagcaaccagagccgtagctctagaagtcacaagTTCATTAACGGTCATTGAATTTTGGTCGATTTGGTGTGCCacactgtcgttaacgtaactgattcagtccaaccacattTTATTGGTAATTACTATTCTGCACCCTGGAGTAgcatctgaacatcaaggtgatatcggtgccaacATTCCCGGTATAgagtaatctttggacttaaacgtgtgtagggagaGCAAACCGTCTTCATTGCGgctctctagtttgtcaagtgtgagagtgttggcgctctatccttcaggctcgggtccggaaatcagaaacaggGAGGCCTTTCCCAGAATTATATCCCACAGACTTAGCCAGAAGTGCATATGTGTAGGCATACCTTTGATTACAGTTTTTAGGCCACTCTAGGATGGAGATATTATATAGGTGTAGGCCTATATAAAATACACatgtaaatttttttattgaaacggaaatgtGTGATTCACTCATGTATACTTCTtagtaatataaattaataaatgtatgaatatacaaaaaatggaacaaaataactcactaaattgtatCACACAAAATAATCAAAAGGAATGGAAacagaaataaggtagcatacaaggcTACCAAAAATGCAGGATAAATCACAGGTCAATGAACTTCAGTAATTTAtgcatgaataagaaaaaaaaaatagctctgtaaataatttataattgtataaaaattgtgaaaaataaataACATGCAAGCAATCCaaattgcatcatgaattacatatatattattataaatatgagaaaacataatactaaaaatgGTTTTCTTCAAGAATTAAATTTATAGTGCAAAAAtaagacaaagcaagtatgcaaacatagaaagtacAGAGAAAACAGACattcaatgtacatgaaaatacaaatacaatcaaatacagtttacaaatactgtaaaatgttggtctttatttaggaaatagaaaaaaaaataagacgacAAGGAACACTAGCAAAACAAtttgttgaagcagtatactcctgtaatgctactcagttgtgcaaacatgctgaaatattcatgcacttaAAGTTAAATCAAAAGTAAATATAATACATATCAATAAACATGTTCATAACGCAAAGTATCATTTTAATAGCTTAATTAGATAATTAGATATTTATCTAATTGATTTTCGTGTTTTGGGGGTTTTCTTATCAGctatattttttcttacttttcattttaatttaGATATTTGTTACTTAAATAATCATGTGATCTTGGGTTATTTGTAAATCTCTCTATCTCATCTCTATGCCATGCTCACACGCTATGCACCTCACACTCCATTACTCACCCACATTCATCCAAGCCACGAGTTCTCCCCACACCCAACATCTACCCCACACTTGCTCCCCCATTTACTCCGACACTTGCCCCCTTCACTCCCACACTTGCCCCACACTTGGCCTGTTCAGTCCCACACTTGCTCCCCTATTCACTCCCACACTTACTCCCCAATTTACTCCCACACTTGCTCCCCAATTCACTCCCACACTTGCCCAATTCACTCCCCTATTCACTCCCACACTTGCTCCCCCAGTCACTCCCACACTTACCCCATTCAGTCCCACACTTGCTCCCCCAGTCACTCCCACACTTACCCCATTCAGTCCCACACTTGCTACCCTATTCATACCCACACTTGCTCCCCCATTCACTCCCACACCTGTCCCCCCATCCACTCTCACACTTGTCCCATTCACTCCATTTGCACACTTGCTCGACAATTCACTCCCATACTTGCTCCCCCATTCACTCCCTCACTTGTCTAATTTATTCCCACATTTGCTCATTTGCTACCCCATTCACTCCCACACTTGCTCCCCCATTCACTCCCACACTTGCTCCCCCGTTCACTCCCACACTGGCTCCCCCCTCACCCCCACACGTGCTCCCCCATTCACTCCCACACTTGCTCCCTCATTCAGTCCCACACTTGCTCTCCCATTCAATCCCACACTTGCTTCCCCATTCACTCCCACATCTGCTCCCCCATTCACTCTCACACTTGTCCCATTCACTCCATTTGCACACTTCTCGACCATTCACTCCCACACTTGCTCCCCCTTTCACTCTCACATTTGCACACTTGTTCCCCCATTCACTCCCACATTTGCACAATTGCTACCCCAATCACTCCACACTTGCTCCCCATTCACTCCCACACTTGCTCCCCCATTCAATCCCAAACTTGCTCCCCCATTCACTCCCAAACTTGCCCTATCCATTCCCACACTTGTTCCCCCATTCACTCCCACACTTGCTCCTCCATTGACTCCCACACTTGTCACACCATTCACTCCCACACTTGCCACACCATTCACTCCCACACTTGCCACACCATTCCCTCCAACACTTGCTCCCCCATTCACTTCCACACTTGCTCTCCCATTCACTTCCACACTGGCTCTCCCATTCACTCCAACACTGGTTCCTCCATTCACTCCCACGTTTGCACACTTGCTCCTCCATTCATTCCCACACTTGTTCCCCCCTTCACTCCCAAAGTTGCTCCCCCATTCACTCCCACACTTGGTCCCCCATTCACTCCCAAACCTGCCCCATTCACTCCCACATTTGCAcacttgctcacccattcactccCACACTTGCTCCCCCATTAACTCCACGCGACCACACTCACCCCAGATTTTCTCCACACCATTCAGACTCTGTTGCACCCCTGTTACCCCACAGCCACATTCATACCTCATCCCCACCCCACAGTCACATTCATACCTCATCCCCATTCATTCATCACACCCAATCACCCCATGCCAGCACACTCACCCTACAGTACACCATCTCACTCACTCCACAGCCTACACTCCCCTGGCTCACCACCACACATATCATGCTCACCCCAACACTCTCCCTATTCTACACTAAGTTTCCTATTGTATAATGTTGTAGAGAaaaagagaggggggagagagattaGGCCATTGATTATTGCTTCAAATTGTCAATCAATAGGAAATGAAAGATAATCTTTAATTGGAAAGCATTATGGTGTTATATCTGTGGAGATTTTTATCTAAATTGTTTAGTGGGAACTTGTTAGTCcaagaaagtctccctacgtcagttcctaaaagatcaacaggggaggataaggagcactatccctcagggcacaaacaccctgttaataactatTCTGACGTAGTTCACTAATCATCACCCTTAGATGCAAAAAAGGGAAATTGTACTCTGTCGAGAGGCCtagaaactccacacgtgaaatcaaggtaatttgatggcctactctagctttgtcaagtCTAAGGTTAtctgcactcttaggctctgtttcgccTCCGTcacagggaccccagtgagatactGGACacgaatcttacgttaagtaattagagACAACAAAAATGAGAGCAGTGAAGtataaagttaaatggggatcttccccttcaaagcactaagttaaagagtgtACACTTGCTTATACCAACTCacctatatctacagtgggttactctcaacgtctcgggtgcttctgacccatcctatagtataaattggtaaaattcattaaTGGGGTTAAATATACCAAAGtctgtaatctattccaaataatttattacagtaaaaaaagtgaatcagagtaactcaataatgatttatttacatggcaaaattaataagtgaaaagagATTCAGAGAAACTCAATAATGATTTATTCACACGGCAAAATTAATAAGCGAAAAaagaatcagagtaactcaataatgatTTATTCCCATATCAAAATTAATAAGCAAAAAGAGAATCAGAGTAACTCAGTAATGATTTATTCATGTggcaaaattaataagtgaaataccaaccacaatttacaacacaaaatatacaaattaataagCTGAATTAAcacgtgggattaaccctcaaaaagaataaataatatcaAAATCTTATGATAAACAacttgtgcggtaggctgctgtgacctcaagcaattaccaac encodes:
- the LOC137621735 gene encoding uncharacterized protein, yielding MILMFREKPFGLTADISKAFLRIEIVTEQRDFCRFLFSEDPEMTRIVAYRFKVILFGATSSPYLLNQTIQHHLDSQSSRFVSTPKTSFYIDDFQRCYVNLKDLLSERPLIEALMLKANMPLAKWTTNAPLNGDFTKRGIQDYLSFEWNTVNDTLNVILPPELEISKLFIQKLWMTDKGWDTPIDPEPVQELSDIIKRYKGLEQIKVPRNAHDGSQPALHNFDDASKLAFGVAAYTVTQEATRAVALEVTSSLTVIEFWSIWCATLSLT
- the LOC137621736 gene encoding uncharacterized transmembrane protein DDB_G0289901-like, whose translation is MGEQVCKCGSEWGRFGSEWGTKCGSEWGSNFGSEGGNKCGNEWRSKCANVGVNGGTSVGVNGRASVEVNGRASVEVNGGASVGGNGVASVGVNGVASVGVNGVTSVGVNGGASVGVNGGTSVGMDRASLGVNGGASLGLNGGASVGVNGEQVWSDWGSNCANVGVNGGTSVQM